A genomic window from Streptomyces broussonetiae includes:
- a CDS encoding ATP-dependent Clp protease ATP-binding subunit yields MFERFTDRARRVVVLAQEEARMLNHNYIGTEHILLGLIHEGEGVAAKALESLGISLEAVRQQVEEIIGQGQQAPSGHIPFTPRAKKVLELSLREALQLGHNYIGTEHILLGLIREGEGVAAQVLVKLGADLNRVRQQVIQLLSGYQGKETATAGGPAEGTPSTSLVLDQFGRNLTQAARESKLDPVIGREKEIERVMQVLSRRTKNNPVLIGEPGVGKTAVVEGLAQAIVKGEVPETLKDKHLYTLDLGALVAGSRYRGDFEERLKKVLKEIRTRGDIILFIDELHTLVGAGAAEGAIDAASILKPMLARGELQTIGATTLDEYRKHLEKDAALERRFQPIQVAEPSLPHTIEILKGLRDRYEAHHRVSITDEALVQAATLADRYISDRFLPDKAIDLIDEAGSRMRIRRMTAPPDLREFDEKIAAVRRDKESAIDSQDFEKAASLRDKEKQLLAAKAKREKEWKAGDMDVVAEVDGELIAEVLATATGIPVFKLTEEESSRLLRMEDELHKRVIGQVDAVKALSKAIRRTRAGLKDPKRPGGSFIFAGPSGVGKTELSKALAEFLFGDEDALISLDMSEFSEKHTVSRLFGSPPGYVGYEEGGQLTEKVRRKPFSVVLFDEVEKAHPDIFNSLLQILEDGRLTDSQGRVVDFKNTVIIMTTNLGTRDISKGFNLGFAASGDTKSNYERMKNKVSDELKQHFRPEFLNRVDDVVVFPQLTQEDILRIVDLMISKVDERLKDRDMGIELSQSAKELLSKKGYDPVLGARPLRRTIQREIEDTLSEKILFGELRPGHIVVVDTEGEGDTQTFTFRGEEKAALPDVPPIEQAAGGAGPNLSKDA; encoded by the coding sequence ATGTTCGAGAGGTTCACCGACCGCGCGCGGCGGGTTGTCGTCCTGGCTCAGGAAGAAGCCCGGATGCTCAACCACAACTACATCGGCACCGAGCACATCCTCCTGGGTCTCATCCACGAGGGCGAAGGTGTCGCCGCTAAGGCCCTGGAGAGCCTCGGCATTTCGCTTGAGGCGGTCCGCCAGCAGGTGGAGGAGATCATCGGTCAGGGCCAGCAGGCTCCGTCCGGGCACATCCCCTTCACCCCCCGTGCCAAGAAGGTCCTGGAGCTGTCGCTCCGCGAGGCTCTTCAGCTGGGCCACAACTACATCGGTACGGAGCACATCCTGCTCGGCCTGATCCGTGAGGGCGAGGGCGTCGCCGCCCAGGTCCTGGTCAAGCTGGGCGCAGACCTCAACCGGGTCCGGCAGCAGGTCATCCAGCTGCTCTCCGGTTACCAGGGCAAGGAGACCGCCACCGCCGGCGGTCCGGCCGAGGGCACCCCCTCGACCTCCCTCGTCCTGGACCAGTTCGGCCGGAACCTCACCCAGGCCGCTCGTGAGTCCAAGCTCGACCCGGTCATCGGGCGCGAGAAGGAGATCGAGCGGGTCATGCAGGTGCTGTCCCGCCGTACGAAGAACAACCCGGTCCTGATCGGTGAGCCCGGCGTCGGCAAGACCGCCGTCGTCGAGGGCCTCGCCCAGGCCATCGTCAAGGGCGAGGTGCCTGAGACGCTCAAGGACAAGCACCTCTACACGCTGGACCTCGGCGCCCTGGTCGCCGGCTCCCGCTACCGCGGTGACTTCGAGGAGCGCCTGAAGAAGGTGCTCAAGGAGATCCGCACCCGCGGCGACATCATCCTGTTCATCGACGAGCTGCACACGCTGGTCGGTGCGGGTGCCGCCGAGGGCGCCATCGACGCCGCGAGCATCCTCAAGCCGATGCTGGCCCGTGGTGAGCTGCAGACCATCGGTGCGACCACCCTGGACGAGTACCGCAAGCACCTGGAGAAGGACGCGGCCCTGGAGCGCCGCTTCCAGCCCATCCAGGTCGCCGAGCCGTCCCTGCCGCACACGATCGAGATCCTCAAGGGCCTGCGCGACCGCTACGAGGCCCACCACCGCGTCTCCATCACGGACGAGGCCCTGGTCCAGGCGGCCACCCTGGCCGACCGGTACATCTCGGACCGCTTCCTGCCGGACAAGGCGATCGACCTGATCGACGAGGCCGGCTCCCGGATGCGTATCCGCCGGATGACCGCTCCGCCGGACCTGCGCGAGTTCGACGAGAAGATCGCCGCCGTCCGCCGGGACAAGGAGTCCGCGATCGACTCGCAGGACTTCGAGAAGGCCGCCTCTCTCCGTGACAAGGAGAAGCAGCTGCTGGCCGCCAAGGCCAAGCGCGAGAAGGAGTGGAAGGCCGGCGACATGGACGTCGTCGCCGAGGTCGACGGCGAGCTGATCGCCGAAGTCCTCGCGACCGCCACCGGCATCCCGGTCTTCAAGCTGACCGAGGAGGAGTCCTCCCGCCTGCTGCGCATGGAGGACGAGCTGCACAAGCGGGTCATCGGCCAGGTCGACGCCGTCAAGGCGCTGTCCAAGGCGATCCGCCGTACGCGCGCAGGCCTCAAGGACCCGAAGCGTCCGGGTGGTTCGTTCATCTTCGCCGGCCCGTCCGGTGTCGGTAAGACCGAGCTGTCCAAGGCCCTTGCCGAGTTCCTCTTCGGTGACGAGGACGCGCTGATCTCCCTCGACATGTCGGAGTTCAGCGAGAAGCACACGGTCTCGCGTCTGTTCGGTTCGCCCCCCGGCTACGTGGGCTACGAAGAGGGCGGCCAGCTCACCGAGAAGGTGCGCCGCAAGCCGTTCTCCGTCGTCCTGTTCGACGAGGTCGAGAAGGCCCACCCGGACATCTTCAACTCGCTGCTGCAGATCCTGGAGGACGGTCGCCTGACCGACTCCCAGGGCCGGGTCGTGGACTTCAAGAACACGGTCATCATCATGACGACCAACCTCGGCACCCGGGACATCTCCAAGGGCTTCAACCTGGGCTTCGCGGCCTCGGGTGACACGAAGTCGAACTACGAGCGCATGAAGAACAAGGTGTCGGACGAGCTCAAGCAGCACTTCCGGCCCGAGTTCCTCAACCGCGTCGACGACGTCGTCGTCTTCCCGCAGCTGACGCAGGAGGACATCCTGCGGATCGTCGACCTGATGATCAGCAAGGTGGACGAGCGCCTGAAGGACCGGGACATGGGCATCGAGCTGTCCCAGTCCGCCAAGGAGCTGCTGTCCAAGAAGGGTTACGACCCGGTGCTGGGCGCGCGTCCGCTGCGTCGCACGATCCAGCGCGAGATCGAGGACACGCTCTCCGAGAAGATCCTCTTCGGCGAGCTGCGCCCCGGTCACATCGTGGTCGTGGACACCGAGGGCGAGGGCGACACCCAGACCTTCACCTTCCGGGGTGAGGAGAAGGCGGCGCTGCCCGACGTCCCGCCGATCGAGCAGGCGGCCGGCGGAGCCGGGCCGAACCTGAGCAAGGACGCGTAA
- a CDS encoding HAD family acid phosphatase, which translates to MTRGPWARRISATAVSGAALAALAAPAQAATTSSTAATASTTKVDYATWQKDCQSVMDQALPYLKARIAAAKPGERQAIVFDIDNTTLETDYGFSYPQPANKPVLDVAKYAQEHGVSLFFVTARPGIIYLPTEYNLEHDGYDVSGLYVRGLFDLFKDVAAYKTAQRVDIENNGYTIIANIGNNATDLSGGHADKTFKLPDYNGQLS; encoded by the coding sequence ATGACCAGAGGCCCCTGGGCTCGCCGCATATCCGCCACCGCCGTCTCCGGGGCCGCGCTGGCCGCGCTGGCCGCCCCGGCCCAGGCCGCGACCACGAGCAGCACCGCCGCCACCGCCTCGACCACCAAGGTGGACTACGCGACCTGGCAGAAGGACTGCCAGTCGGTGATGGACCAGGCCCTGCCGTACCTCAAGGCACGCATCGCCGCCGCCAAGCCGGGCGAGAGGCAGGCGATCGTCTTCGACATCGACAACACCACACTGGAGACCGACTACGGCTTCAGCTACCCCCAGCCGGCCAACAAGCCCGTGCTGGACGTCGCGAAGTACGCCCAGGAGCACGGCGTCTCGCTCTTCTTCGTCACGGCCCGCCCGGGCATCATCTACCTGCCCACCGAGTACAACCTCGAACACGACGGCTACGACGTCTCCGGCCTCTATGTGCGCGGCCTGTTCGACCTGTTCAAGGATGTCGCCGCCTACAAGACCGCCCAGCGCGTCGACATCGAGAACAACGGCTACACGATCATCGCGAACATCGGCAACAACGCCACCGACCTCTCCGGCGGCCACGCCGACAAGACGTTCAAGCTCCCCGACTACAACGGGCAGTTGTCCTGA
- a CDS encoding M23 family metallopeptidase: MFQRATSRSSRTPSLRTRVTVLAAGIGAAAVVGTGVASAAAPSAASWVDPVRKYTLSARFMQSGAMWQARHSGQDFAVPTGTEVVATRGGAVVKAGPNGAGEGPAYGNAIVVKHADGAYSQYAHLSRIDVKVGQGVATGQRIALSGSTGNSTGPHLHFEIRTTPHHGSAVDPAAFLRGKGVTL; this comes from the coding sequence ATGTTCCAGCGCGCCACGTCCCGTTCCTCCCGTACGCCCTCGCTCCGCACCCGCGTGACCGTCCTGGCCGCCGGAATCGGCGCCGCGGCCGTCGTGGGGACCGGGGTTGCGAGCGCCGCCGCGCCGTCCGCCGCCTCCTGGGTCGACCCGGTGAGGAAGTACACCCTCTCGGCCAGGTTCATGCAGTCCGGCGCCATGTGGCAGGCCAGGCACAGCGGCCAGGACTTCGCCGTGCCGACCGGTACCGAGGTCGTCGCCACGCGCGGCGGCGCCGTCGTCAAGGCAGGCCCCAACGGCGCCGGCGAAGGCCCCGCGTACGGCAACGCCATCGTCGTCAAGCACGCCGACGGCGCCTACTCGCAGTACGCGCACCTGTCCCGGATCGACGTCAAGGTCGGCCAGGGCGTCGCTACCGGCCAGCGCATCGCCCTGTCCGGCTCCACCGGCAACTCCACCGGTCCGCACCTGCACTTCGAGATCCGTACGACCCCGCACCACGGCTCCGCCGTCGACCCGGCCGCCTTCCTGCGCGGCAAGGGCGTCACTCTCTGA
- a CDS encoding TetR/AcrR family transcriptional regulator, whose protein sequence is MGGTMDGTKQQRRGNTRQRIQDVALELFAEQGYEKTSLREIAERLEVTKAALYYHFKTKEEIIVSLFDDLTKPIEELIEWGRSQPHTLETKQDIVRRYSDALAGAEPLFRFMQENQATVRELRIGDTFKDRMRGLRDILIDPEAELVDQVRSVSAMFTLHAGMFVLQDIEGDAEKKREAVLEVALDLVTQAHEHTRQRARFRE, encoded by the coding sequence ATGGGCGGCACCATGGACGGCACGAAGCAGCAGCGCCGCGGCAACACCCGCCAGCGCATTCAGGACGTGGCGCTTGAACTCTTCGCGGAGCAGGGCTACGAGAAGACCTCTCTGCGCGAGATCGCCGAGCGCCTCGAGGTCACGAAAGCGGCCCTGTACTACCACTTCAAGACCAAGGAAGAGATCATCGTCAGTCTCTTCGACGACTTGACGAAACCGATCGAGGAACTGATCGAGTGGGGTCGCAGCCAGCCTCACACCCTCGAGACCAAGCAGGACATCGTGCGGCGCTACAGCGACGCGCTCGCCGGCGCCGAACCGCTGTTCCGCTTCATGCAGGAGAACCAGGCGACGGTGCGGGAACTGCGCATCGGCGACACCTTCAAGGACCGGATGCGCGGCCTCAGGGACATCCTCATCGACCCGGAGGCCGAACTCGTCGACCAGGTGCGCTCGGTCAGCGCGATGTTCACGCTGCACGCCGGGATGTTCGTGCTGCAGGACATCGAGGGCGACGCCGAGAAGAAGCGCGAGGCCGTTCTCGAAGTCGCCCTGGACCTGGTCACCCAGGCGCACGAACACACCCGTCAGCGGGCCCGCTTCAGAGAGTGA
- a CDS encoding MDR family MFS transporter translates to MADTVGSAPEGKQPKSVRVVLLALMIAMMLAMLDNMIVGTAMPTIVGELGGLEHLSWVVTGYTLATAASTPIWGKLGDMYGRKGAFLSSIVIFLIGSALSGMAQNMGELIGFRAVQGLGAGGLMVGVMAIIGDLIPPRERGKYTGMMAGVMALAMIGGPLVGGTITDNWGWRWSFYINLPLGVVALALVSAVLHLPKKRAQARIDYLGVALLTVGITSTVLVTTWGGTEYAWTSARIMELIAIGVVTLIGFVWWQTRAAEPVLPLHMFKNRNFTLMSIIGFVTGFVMFGATLYLPLYQQSVQGASATNSGLLLLPMLGAMLVTSMVAGRVTTNSGRYKIFPVAGGALMVAGLYLLSVMDTGTTRLTSGIYMAVLGLGMGCLMQITMLVAQNSVEMKDMGVASSSATLFRTLGSSFGVAIMGALFNDRVKHVMAERAGVAGKHMTEKSAALDAKSLHKLPPLIREAYQHAVSAGTHSAFLLGAGIAVIVLIAALFVKEVPLRGAGSKPSAQDGEDAAPVALVEAV, encoded by the coding sequence ATGGCGGACACGGTCGGAAGTGCCCCGGAGGGCAAACAGCCCAAAAGCGTGCGGGTGGTCCTGCTCGCACTCATGATCGCGATGATGCTCGCCATGCTCGACAACATGATCGTGGGTACGGCCATGCCGACGATCGTGGGCGAGCTGGGCGGCCTGGAGCACCTGTCCTGGGTGGTCACCGGATACACCCTGGCCACCGCGGCCTCGACCCCGATCTGGGGCAAGCTCGGTGACATGTACGGGCGCAAGGGCGCCTTCCTCAGCTCGATCGTGATCTTCCTGATCGGGTCGGCGCTCAGCGGCATGGCCCAGAACATGGGCGAGCTGATCGGCTTCCGGGCCGTGCAGGGGCTCGGCGCCGGCGGTCTGATGGTCGGCGTCATGGCGATCATCGGCGACCTGATCCCGCCGCGGGAGCGCGGCAAGTACACCGGCATGATGGCCGGCGTCATGGCGCTGGCGATGATCGGCGGTCCGCTGGTCGGCGGCACCATCACCGACAACTGGGGCTGGCGCTGGTCGTTCTACATCAACCTGCCGCTGGGGGTCGTGGCCCTGGCGCTGGTCAGCGCCGTGCTGCACCTGCCCAAGAAGAGGGCGCAGGCGCGCATCGACTACCTGGGCGTCGCTCTGCTGACGGTCGGCATCACCTCGACCGTGCTGGTCACCACCTGGGGCGGCACCGAGTACGCCTGGACCTCCGCGCGGATCATGGAACTGATCGCCATCGGCGTCGTCACGCTGATCGGGTTCGTGTGGTGGCAGACCAGGGCCGCCGAGCCGGTGCTGCCGCTGCACATGTTCAAGAACCGCAACTTCACCCTGATGTCGATCATCGGCTTCGTCACCGGCTTCGTGATGTTCGGCGCAACGCTCTACCTGCCGCTGTACCAGCAGTCGGTGCAGGGAGCCTCCGCGACCAACTCAGGTCTGCTGCTCCTGCCGATGCTCGGCGCGATGCTCGTGACCTCGATGGTCGCGGGCCGGGTCACCACCAACAGCGGCCGCTACAAGATCTTCCCGGTCGCCGGTGGCGCGCTGATGGTCGCCGGACTGTATCTGCTGTCCGTCATGGACACCGGTACGACCCGGCTGACCTCCGGCATCTACATGGCCGTACTGGGCCTGGGCATGGGCTGCCTGATGCAGATCACCATGCTGGTGGCGCAGAACAGCGTGGAGATGAAGGACATGGGCGTGGCCTCCTCCTCCGCGACGCTGTTCCGTACCCTCGGCTCCTCCTTCGGTGTGGCCATCATGGGCGCGCTGTTCAACGACCGGGTCAAGCACGTCATGGCGGAGCGGGCCGGGGTGGCCGGCAAGCACATGACCGAGAAGAGCGCGGCGCTGGACGCGAAGAGCCTGCACAAGCTGCCGCCGCTGATCCGGGAGGCGTACCAGCACGCCGTGTCCGCCGGCACGCACTCGGCGTTCCTGCTGGGCGCGGGGATCGCGGTGATCGTGCTGATCGCGGCGCTGTTCGTGAAGGAAGTACCGCTGCGGGGGGCCGGTTCCAAGCCCTCGGCGCAGGACGGCGAGGATGCTGCTCCGGTGGCACTGGTCGAGGCCGTCTGA
- a CDS encoding helix-turn-helix transcriptional regulator, whose protein sequence is MDKLRRMRLAKDAMDRDWADPGLDLDAVAACAGYSRYHFLRAFKEAYGETPGQYLTHRRIERAEEMLRCASLTVTEICTLVGFSSLGTFSARFKARTGLTPSAYRARHVGRGASLIPGCYAMLWAGGFSTARSEKRTGPGPAYGDEGESADSITGTADRRAEP, encoded by the coding sequence ATGGACAAACTGCGCCGCATGCGTCTGGCCAAGGACGCCATGGACCGGGACTGGGCCGACCCCGGTCTCGATCTGGACGCGGTCGCCGCGTGCGCCGGGTACTCGCGGTATCACTTCCTGCGCGCCTTCAAGGAGGCCTACGGCGAGACGCCGGGCCAGTATCTGACCCACCGGCGGATCGAGCGGGCCGAGGAGATGCTGCGCTGTGCCAGTCTCACGGTGACCGAGATCTGCACGCTCGTCGGCTTCAGCAGCCTCGGTACGTTCTCCGCCCGCTTCAAGGCCCGTACGGGACTCACCCCGAGCGCGTACCGCGCCCGGCACGTGGGTCGCGGAGCCTCCCTGATACCCGGCTGCTACGCCATGCTCTGGGCCGGCGGTTTCAGCACCGCAAGATCGGAGAAGCGGACCGGGCCCGGCCCTGCCTACGGTGACGAAGGGGAATCCGCCGACAGCATCACCGGCACCGCCGACAGGAGAGCAGAACCATGA
- a CDS encoding VOC family protein, translated as MIKGLAIATVWVLDPDRAKEFYTQKLGLEVRTDLTMGEGSMRWLTVGAPDQPDVELTLMVPGPPAMDPESAEMVRKLVAKGAFGVGVLATDDIHGDYRKLKDRGVEFLQEPQERPYGTEALFRDDSGNWFSFTQRREGGLDLERDCA; from the coding sequence ATGATCAAGGGGCTGGCCATCGCCACCGTCTGGGTCCTCGACCCGGACCGTGCCAAGGAGTTCTACACCCAGAAGCTGGGCCTCGAGGTCCGTACGGACCTGACCATGGGGGAGGGCAGCATGCGCTGGCTCACCGTGGGCGCCCCCGACCAGCCCGACGTCGAGCTGACGCTCATGGTGCCCGGGCCACCCGCGATGGACCCCGAGTCCGCCGAGATGGTGCGCAAGCTCGTCGCGAAGGGTGCCTTCGGCGTCGGTGTCCTGGCGACCGACGACATCCACGGTGACTACAGGAAACTCAAGGACCGTGGAGTGGAGTTCCTCCAGGAGCCGCAGGAGCGCCCCTACGGCACCGAGGCACTCTTCCGGGACGACTCCGGCAACTGGTTCTCCTTCACCCAGCGCCGTGAGGGCGGGCTGGACCTGGAACGGGACTGTGCCTGA
- a CDS encoding SDR family oxidoreductase, whose amino-acid sequence MSTPNSPVHPLAGQRAVVMGGSSGIGEAAAARFAADGAEVVITGRDQDRLDAATERIGGKVSAYRLDATDRAALDAFFAGSGPVDHLVLALSGSKGGGPFAELDLAELAAGFDGKFWPHVQAVQAALPALRREGSVTLVTAASARAALPGTAGLAAINGALESLVPPLAVELAPLRINAVSPGVVDTPWWDSVPAEQRRSLFDGFAAITPVGRVGRPEDIAHTIHLLATSGFVTGVVLEATGGATLATGR is encoded by the coding sequence ATGAGCACTCCGAACAGCCCTGTGCACCCGCTCGCCGGACAGCGTGCCGTCGTCATGGGAGGCAGCTCCGGCATCGGCGAGGCGGCTGCCGCCCGCTTCGCGGCGGACGGCGCGGAGGTGGTCATCACCGGCCGCGACCAGGACCGCCTCGACGCCGCGACGGAACGGATCGGCGGCAAGGTCTCGGCGTACCGGCTGGACGCGACGGACCGCGCCGCGCTCGACGCCTTCTTCGCCGGCTCCGGCCCCGTCGACCACCTCGTCCTCGCGCTCAGCGGCAGCAAGGGCGGCGGCCCCTTCGCCGAACTGGACCTGGCCGAGCTGGCGGCCGGCTTCGACGGCAAGTTCTGGCCGCACGTCCAGGCAGTGCAGGCCGCGCTGCCCGCGCTGCGGCGCGAGGGCTCGGTGACCCTGGTGACCGCCGCCTCCGCCCGCGCCGCCCTGCCCGGCACCGCGGGCCTCGCCGCGATCAACGGCGCCCTGGAGTCCCTCGTCCCGCCGCTCGCGGTGGAACTGGCCCCGCTCAGGATCAACGCGGTCTCGCCGGGCGTCGTCGACACCCCCTGGTGGGACTCCGTACCCGCCGAGCAGCGCCGTTCCCTCTTCGACGGCTTCGCCGCGATCACCCCCGTGGGCCGCGTCGGACGGCCCGAGGACATCGCCCACACCATCCACCTGCTCGCCACCAGCGGCTTTGTGACCGGTGTGGTCCTGGAGGCGACGGGCGGGGCGACGCTGGCGACAGGCCGCTGA
- a CDS encoding TetR/AcrR family transcriptional regulator yields the protein MHDSNEPRPHTGRRRNEAARRAILDAALELLADADGAPVSVETIARAAGVGKQTLYRWWPSKGAVLLEALTDRAAQDVPAPDTGSVREDLRALAVATFEASRRPPSAPALRTLVREAARDAHLAELMRTFTQGRRDAVRAVLERGRERGELAPDRDLDLLVDQFYGFFWYRFLLGHAPLDAATAVRCADELLR from the coding sequence GTGCACGACAGCAACGAACCCCGCCCGCACACCGGGCGGCGCCGTAACGAGGCCGCGCGGCGGGCGATTCTCGACGCCGCGCTGGAACTGCTCGCCGACGCCGACGGCGCCCCGGTGAGCGTGGAGACCATCGCCCGCGCGGCCGGGGTCGGCAAACAGACCCTCTACCGCTGGTGGCCGTCGAAGGGTGCCGTGCTGCTGGAGGCCCTCACCGACCGCGCCGCCCAGGACGTGCCCGCGCCGGACACGGGCAGTGTGCGCGAGGACCTGCGCGCGCTGGCCGTCGCCACGTTCGAGGCATCCCGGCGTCCGCCGTCGGCCCCGGCGCTGCGCACTCTCGTCCGGGAGGCGGCCCGTGATGCCCATCTGGCCGAACTGATGCGGACGTTCACGCAAGGGCGGCGGGACGCCGTCCGGGCGGTACTCGAACGGGGGCGTGAGCGGGGGGAGTTGGCCCCCGACCGGGACCTCGACCTGCTGGTCGACCAGTTCTACGGCTTCTTCTGGTACCGGTTCCTGCTGGGACACGCGCCGTTGGACGCGGCCACGGCGGTGCGATGCGCCGACGAACTGCTGCGCTGA
- the cseC gene encoding two-component system sensor histidine kinase CseC, whose amino-acid sequence MWGFLRRPKRRMERMDLRTGLRWKLSAAIALVAGLVAIVLSLVVHNAARVSMLDNARELANDRVQIAQRNYELNRRPNFPNIKLDDPALPAALREKLEEGRMVSDVSDHAGRADIWAAVPVKNGHVLSYHSHLPDPSAEMLNDLDQALIIGSVSVVLGGSALGVLIGGQLSRRLRKAAAAANMVAKGETDVRVREAIGGVVRDETDDLARAVDAMADALRQRLEAERRVTADIAHELRTPVTGLLTAAELLPPGRLTELVLDRAKAMRTLVEDVLEVARLDGASERAELQDIMLGEFVTRRVAAKDPDVVVRVVHESEVTTDPRRLERVLFNLLANAARHGRPPIEVTVEGRVIRIRDHGPGFPEELLAEGPSRFRTGSMDRAGQGHGLGLTIAAGQARVLGARLTFRNIRPVGAPAHIPSEGAVAVLWLPEHAPTATGSYPMLPVSGGSTS is encoded by the coding sequence ATGTGGGGGTTCCTTCGGCGGCCGAAGCGGCGTATGGAGCGCATGGACCTGCGTACCGGGCTCAGATGGAAGCTCAGCGCGGCGATCGCGCTGGTGGCCGGTCTCGTGGCGATCGTGCTGAGCCTGGTCGTGCACAACGCGGCCCGGGTCTCGATGCTGGACAACGCGCGCGAGCTGGCCAACGACCGCGTCCAGATCGCCCAGCGCAACTACGAGCTGAACCGCCGCCCCAACTTCCCCAACATCAAGCTCGACGACCCCGCGCTGCCGGCCGCGCTGCGCGAGAAGCTCGAAGAGGGCCGGATGGTCAGCGACGTCTCGGACCACGCCGGCCGGGCGGACATCTGGGCGGCCGTGCCGGTCAAGAACGGGCACGTGCTGTCGTACCACAGCCATCTGCCGGATCCTTCGGCCGAGATGCTGAACGATCTCGACCAGGCCCTGATCATCGGCTCGGTCTCGGTCGTCCTCGGCGGCAGCGCGCTAGGCGTGCTGATCGGCGGTCAGCTCTCCCGGCGGCTGCGCAAGGCGGCGGCCGCCGCGAACATGGTCGCCAAGGGCGAGACCGACGTGCGGGTGCGCGAGGCCATCGGCGGGGTCGTACGGGACGAGACCGATGATCTCGCGCGCGCGGTGGATGCCATGGCGGACGCGCTGCGCCAGCGTCTGGAGGCCGAGCGCCGGGTCACCGCCGACATCGCGCACGAACTGCGCACCCCGGTGACGGGCCTGCTCACGGCCGCCGAGCTGCTGCCCCCCGGCCGTCTCACGGAGCTGGTCCTGGACCGCGCCAAGGCGATGCGCACACTGGTGGAGGACGTCCTGGAGGTGGCCCGGCTGGACGGCGCCTCGGAGCGGGCCGAGCTGCAGGACATCATGCTCGGCGAGTTCGTCACCCGGCGTGTGGCGGCCAAGGACCCGGACGTCGTCGTACGGGTGGTGCACGAGTCGGAGGTCACCACCGACCCGCGTCGGCTGGAGCGGGTGCTGTTCAACCTGCTGGCGAACGCCGCCCGACACGGCCGGCCGCCGATCGAGGTGACCGTCGAGGGCCGGGTCATCCGCATAAGGGACCACGGCCCCGGCTTCCCCGAGGAACTCCTCGCCGAGGGCCCGAGCCGCTTCCGCACCGGCAGCATGGACCGCGCCGGGCAGGGCCACGGCCTGGGCCTGACCATCGCGGCCGGCCAGGCCCGCGTCCTCGGCGCCCGCCTGACCTTCCGCAACATCCGCCCCGTGGGAGCCCCGGCCCACATCCCCTCGGAGGGCGCGGTGGCGGTGCTGTGGCTTCCGGAACACGCTCCTACGGCGACGGGAAGCTATCCGATGCTGCCGGTGTCGGGCGGCAGCACCTCGTAG
- the cseB gene encoding two-component system response regulator CseB produces the protein MADQTHVLFVEDDDVIREATQLALERDGFAVTAMPDGLSGLEAFRADRPDIALLDVMVPGLDGVSLCRRIRDESTVPVIMLSARADSIDVVLGLEAGADDYVTKPFDGAVLVARIRAVLRRFGHAGGSDRTEAAEDPVAGGVLTFGDLEIDTEGMEVRRAGQPVALTPTEMRLLLEFSSAPGTVLSRDKLLERVWDYGWGGDTRVVDVHVQRLRQKIGQDRIETVRGFGYKLKA, from the coding sequence ATGGCAGACCAGACCCACGTCCTGTTCGTCGAGGACGACGACGTCATCCGTGAGGCCACCCAGCTCGCCCTGGAGCGGGACGGCTTCGCGGTCACCGCCATGCCCGACGGCCTGTCCGGCCTGGAGGCGTTCCGGGCCGACCGTCCCGACATCGCGCTGCTGGACGTCATGGTCCCGGGCCTGGACGGCGTCAGCCTGTGCCGGCGGATCCGGGACGAGTCGACCGTGCCGGTGATCATGCTCTCGGCGCGCGCCGACTCCATCGACGTCGTCCTCGGCCTGGAGGCGGGCGCCGACGACTATGTGACCAAGCCGTTCGACGGGGCCGTGCTGGTCGCCCGGATCCGGGCCGTACTGCGCCGCTTCGGGCACGCGGGCGGCAGCGACCGGACCGAGGCCGCCGAGGACCCGGTGGCCGGTGGCGTGCTCACCTTCGGGGACCTGGAGATCGACACCGAGGGCATGGAGGTGCGCCGGGCCGGGCAGCCGGTGGCGCTCACCCCGACCGAGATGCGTCTGCTGCTGGAGTTCTCCTCGGCGCCGGGCACCGTGCTCTCCCGCGACAAGCTGCTGGAGCGCGTGTGGGACTACGGCTGGGGCGGGGACACCCGGGTCGTCGACGTGCATGTGCAGCGGCTGCGCCAGAAGATCGGCCAGGACCGGATCGAGACGGTCCGCGGCTTCGGCTACAAGCTGAAGGCCTGA